GCGACGTTCAGATCGCCAGGTCGTCTGGCAGATGCAGCCACGCGACGTCGATGATCCACCACGCTTTCGTGTGCAGGATACGCTTCGCCTTGCACCAGGCGTTTACGATGTCTTTTTTACGACACAGGGCAACGTATCGCAGCCCAATGGCTTTTGGTCTTGGCTGTTCCCTAAAGCTTCCTGGATGCGTGGCTACCGCGACTGGGGTTTATGGGCAGAAGTCTTGGATGGACCCGCAAGCCTGCGCCTAGAGGAAGGTTCGCCAGCAGCGCCTGCAGGACCTGCGTTGTTGTGGACCGCTGCACCGATGGCTAGCGCTTCGTCTCGCATGGCCCTATTGGAAGTGCGACGCCCTACGCGCCTTTTGGTCTACGCTGTCGGTGAACTTCAAGCGCAGCCAGCAGACTACGGATGGATCGAGCGCTTGCCCGATGGTGAACGACTCTGGGAAATGCGGCGAGAAAATACCCAACCTGCGGGCGGATGGGAGGGGAATCGGATGGCGCGCGATACGGTTGAGTTTATGCCAGGCGTCTACCGTGCTTGGTTTCAAACGGATGCCGCTCACGCCTTTGGCAATTGGCGTTTTAACCCCCCTTTTGATGTGGCAGCCTGGGGATTGACGCTGTGGCGTCTTCACCCTGAAGATACCAGCGTAGTCCTACTGGATCCCTGGGTAAGCCGTCGTCCGCTACTGATGCTAGCTCCTGTTGGCAATGCTGAAAACCGTCAGGTTGAATTCTCGGCCAGGGATACTACAGAGGTGCTGCTGTATGCTGTGGGTGAGCTAGGCACACGAAACCGTCGTTACGATTATGCTTGGCTGACCGATAGCCTAGGCACCACGCTCTGGAAAATGGAGCGTGCACGGTCGGTTCCAGCAGGTGGCCATCCCAACAACCGCCTTGAAGTAGCAGCGCTGCGCTTGCCTCCTGGCCGGTACGTGCTGCATTATCAAACTGACGACTCCCACGCTTATGAAGACTGGCGTAACGGGCGCCCGGAACACCCGGAACGCTGGGGCGTGACGCTATTTCCCTTGCGACCAGGCCGTGACACCCTGATTGTGCACGCGGCATCGACCAGTGCCCCTTCGGTTGCACCGCCCTCGCCACCGGTTCAGACCACCGGTGCGCTTTTAGTCGACCTAACCCGCGTGCGCAACAACGAACATCGAGAACAAGCGTTTACGCTGACGCAACCCACGCGGCTGCGCATTCGCGCCGTAGGCGAGCTGTCGCTTAGCGGCCAATACGACTACGGTTGGATCGAGCAAGCTGGCACAGGTGAAGTCGTTTGGGAAATGACTTGGCAACATACAAAACCGGCAGGCGGAGACGGACGCAACCGTATGGCCGATACCCTGCTGACGCTCCCTGCCGGAACTTATATTGCCCACTTTCGCACCGATTTTTCACACGCCTATGGACAGTTCGAATATCCCGAGCCCCATGAACCCGAAGCCTGGGGACTCCGGATTGAGCGTATCGACCAATGAACCTACGATTGAGCTGGTACTTACAGCTCCCGAAGCTTTGCATGACCCGCTAATTTTGCACCTAGATGCTTTGGGATTCGAGGCATTTTGGGAAGAAGCCGATGTGCTCAAAGCTTACATGCCGGCTTCGCAATGGCGGGCTGCGGTTCGGGAAGCTGTCCGTGAACTCTTGCGAAAGCAGGGGCTGCCTGATACGATCGAAGTACGCACCATCGAGCCCGAAAACTGGAACGCCCGCTGGGAAGCACAAATGCAACCCATTGCGGTCGGTCCCTTTCTCATTAAGCCCAGCTGGCACGCCGTGCCTGAAGCGTATGCCACACATATTGTGCTGGAAATCGATCCTAAAATGAGCTTTGGCACGGGCTATCACGAAAGCACCCGCTTGGTATTGCAGATGCTACCCGATTGCGTCGAACCAGGCGCTCGCGTGCTGGATGCGGGAACGGGAACAGGTATTTTAACCATTGCTGCCCTGAAGCTCGGGGCTGGCTCAGCTATTGCCTTCGACATTGACCCATGGGCTGCTGAAAACGCTCAAGAGAACTTCGCGCGTAACGGCGTAGCCGACCGCGTCACGTTTCGCCAAGGCTCCATGGATGTAGTGCCTGAACGGGATTTCGATCTGATCTTGGCGAATATCCACCGTCGCGTATTGCTGGAGATGCTGCCTGCGTTTCGTGAAAAGGTGCGCCCCGAGGGCTATGTGCTGCTTTCTGGGCTGCTGCGTGAGGAACGGGAGGTGATGCTGGAGGCGGCTGCTGCGCAAGACCTAAAGCCACTGCATGAGGCCGTGGAAAACGCCTGGTGGGCAGTAATGCTTAAACGCTCGCTTTAAAGCCGTGCGTCTGGCCGCAATCGATTTGGGCACGAATACCGCGCTATTGCTGATTGCCGAAGTCACCGGCAACCGCCTGATCCCTTCCTATGAGACCGAGCGGTTTGTGCGATTGGGGGAAGGGCTGGAAGGTCGCGGCAGGATCAGTCCAGCAGCACTGGAGCGGCTACGCCAGACGCTGATGGCCTATCGTGAACTGCTGCTAGCCTACAACGTGGCTACATGTATTGTTGCAGCTACCAGCGCTGGACGAGAAGCCGAAAACCAAGACGCACTCCAGGCCGTAGTAGCCGATACACTGGGCTTGCCACTCGAAATCCTCTCGGGTGAAGAAGAAGCGCGCTGGAGTATGGCTGGTGCTTTGGCAGCACCAGCCATGCCTCAAGGTCCTTGCCTGGCCGTGGATATTGGGGGTGGATCTACAGAACTGATCGCAGGAAGACCAGGAGCGATCACTTTCCTTCGAAGCTTACCGCTAGGCACTGTACGCCTTACCGAGCGCTACTTTCACCGCTTCCCCCCTACACCAGCTGAAGTCGTCTTAGCCCAAGAGCACATCTGCAGCGTTTTAGCGGCACAGCCACTCCCGCATGCACCCCAATCCTACACCCTTGTGGGCATTGCCGGCACTTGCGTATCGCTGGCAGCACTGGAGACCAGGCGTTTTCCATTGCGTGAACCCGTGGCGCTTTCCCGCGAGGCGATATACCATTGGCGAGATCGACTTTTGGGCATGAAGCCAGAAGACATTCGAGCCCTTTGGCCTGCGTTGCTTGCGGGAAGAGCCGATGTACTACCTATGGGAGCGTTGCTGCTTGGCGAAATCGTAGCCTGGGGTGGCTGGGACCTGTGCTACGTCAGCCCTTTTGGCTTACGGCATGGACTGTTACTGCGGTGGCTCAGCATGGGTCAAACGGAACAAATCGCCTCACCAGCCGGTCCCACTTTTGGGTAATTAGAAGAGAAAGATTGTATTGCCCATGCTTACCCCACAGCAGGTCTTGCGCGTTTTGGCGCGGGTTGTGGATCCCGATTCAGGACGCGATGTGGTTCGGCTGAAGCGTGTGCGTAATCTGCGCGTTGAAGACGATCGCGTTGCCTTCACCCTTGTTTTGCCGCGTCCAGATACCAACTTTGCCCGTGAGGCCCCTGAGCAATGCCGCCGTCTGTTGCAGGAAGCCTTTGGTGAAAATCTTAAGCTACACATTGACACCGATACAGAGCTAATCGGGCTTGAAATCCAAGGGGGGAGTCCGATGTCTACGGTAGAGCCAGAAGGCGTGCTCAACTTTGTGGCTGTCGCCTCAGGCAAGGGAGGGGTAGGCAAAAGCACGGTGGCGGTCAACCTGGCCGTAGCTTTGGCTCAGCAAGGCTATGAGGTGGGATTGCTCGATGCCGACATCTACGGGCCTTCGGTCCCAACCATGTTTGGTGTGCGTGATGAGAAACCCCGCGTAAACGAGCAGCGCAAGATCGTTCCCCTAGTGCGCCACAACGTCCGGCTGCTTTCGATGGGTTTTATTGTCGATCCCGAGCAGGCCGTAATCTGGCGTGGGCCTATGGTAGCCAAGGCCTTACGACAGTTCTTAGGTGAGACCGATTGGGGAACACTGGATTATCTGATTCTGGATTTGCCGCCTGGTACTGGTGACGTACCGCTGACCATTGTGCAATCTATTGCGTTAACCGGAGCGATTATTGTTTCTACACCACAACCGGTCGCGTTGGCCGATGCCCGCAAAGGGGTCGCTATGTTCCGCAACGTGCAAGTGCCTGTGCTGGGCATTGTAGAAAACATGGCTTATTTTGCACCGCCTGACCTTCCCGATCGAAAGTACTACCTGTTTGGTCGCGGAGGGGCTCGCCGGCTTGCGGAAGAACTGGACGTGCCGTTTTTAGGCGAGATTCCTATCGAAGAGGCTGTACGTGAAGGCGGCGATACAGGCCAGCCTATTGTGCTCAGCGATCCGGAAAGCACTTCAGCCCGCGCTTTTTTCCAGCTGGCCCAACAGGTAGTCGAACAGGTTAATCTGCGCAATGCCGAGCAGCCCCCGACGCAAAAGGTGGAAATCCTTTACCGCTAGGGCGCAACAATCCCGTAGGAAACGGGTTTTAGCTCAACGTATATCGTCGTCAGCTTTACGCGCGTTATGACCGATACGAAAGCCACACCGCTGACGCCCAACGATCCCGAACTGCACCGGCGCATCGAAGAAGCGCTCGATATGATTCGTCCCTATTTAATGACCGATGGCGGTTCGGTGCGTCTCCTTGGCGTGACAGAGGATTATGTGGTTGAGCTGGAGTTGCTGGGCGCCTGCGGAAGCTGCCCCATGAGCCTGATGACGCTACGGGCAGGCATTGAACAGGTGCTTAAGCGTGCTATTCCGGAGATCACCCGCGTTGAAGCCGTTCAAGCCACTTCGTAATCAGGAAAAAGCGCTTAGGGCTTTTTTGTTAAAAGGTGCTGCGGCTTAGGGGACGGCGCACGGTGTGCACAGCGCTGAAGAGTAGGGCAAGCGTCAGCAGACCTGTGATGAACAGGCAGCCTGCGGGCGAACCCACGGCTCCTGCTGCGTCGCTACCAAACAATCCTTGCCGCAAGGCACTGACGATGTAGGTAACAGGATTAAGGCGCATGAGAAGTTGCAAAACCGGTGCCGCTCCTTCAATGGGAAAAACAGCACCAGAGAGGGCCCAAAGTGGCAACAGCACCACATTCATGATCGCATGGTAGCCGCGCGTAGAAACCGAACGCCAGGCCACGACCAAGCCCAGCAGCGCAAAGGCTAGACCCGCCAGTAGGCTAACGGCAAGCACTTGGATGAGGCCAGTAGGTGTGAGCTGTGCGCCATTGACAAAAGGTAGCAAACCGAGCAGCAAGAGAGCTTCAAAAAAAGCCAGTGTAGCACTCCCTAGGCCGTAGCCCAGCACCAGCGCTGTGCGTGCAACCGGCGCAACCAGCAAAGCCTGAAGCAATCCACTACGGCGCTCTTCGATGAGCGCCATGGTCGAAAAGATGGCCGTGAACAGCATGGTCAAGGCCATCATGCCTGGCAGCAAGTAGGCCAGGTAGGAGCCTGGCGTAGCAGGACCAGTTAGTTGAATCGACCTGTGAAACCCCAAACCCAGCAGTAGCCAAAAGACCAACGGCTGGGCCAGAGCGCCTAATAGCCTGGCGCGGTCGCGCACAAACTTCACAAGCTCGCGCCACCAGAGCGCTCGAACGCTCAACATGAAAGTATTCATGGTGCTTCGGCAAACGGCAAGGGGGAGGTCGCCTGCAGTGGATGGCCGGTATAGGCTAAAAACACATCTTCCAGCGTAGGGTGACGGATGGTTGCGCTTTGCAGCCGATCCCCTAAGCTTTCATACAAGCGCGGTAGCAGGGCATGGGCATGGGGTGTAGCAACGCGTACTGAATTGCCAATCACGTGAGCTTCCAACCCAAAGTGGGTTTGGAGCGCTTGGGCTAGTGTTTCGGGCACTGGCGTCTCTAAACAGAGCAATTCGTCCCCTAAGGTGCTGGTTAAAGCTTTCGGTGCACCGAGGGCAACCAGGCGCCCTGCATCGAGCAAGGCGACGGTGTCGCAACGCTCAGCTTCTTCAAGCAAATGGGTGGCCACAATCAAGGTTACCGTTTGACGCAGCAAATGCAGCAGTTGCCAGAACGCGTGTCGGGCCAGCGGGTCCAACCCTGTAGTGGGCTCGTCGAGCAGGAGGAGCTTAGGGCGATGCAGCAGACCGCGCGCCAGGTCTACGCGCCGTTGCTGGCCACCTGAAAGCCGTTTGACCAGGGTGCGTTTTTGGTCGCTAAGGCCTAGTCGTTCGAGCAGCTCCTCAATACGTTGCGTTAGTTCTGGGCCGCGCAGTCCATAGAAAGCCCCGTGCAAGCGCAGATTTTCTTCTACGGTAAGGTCACCGTCCAACGCCGGATGCTGAAAGACAATGCCCAAGCAGCGACGGACGGCGTCGGCTTCGCGTACGGTATCGAACCCGCAGACGCGCAGATGTCCATGGGTAGGGGGAAGCAGCGTGGCCAGAAGTCGCATGAGCGTTGTTTTGCCGCTACCATTAGGACCTAGAAGGCCAAAGCAACTTCCTGTTGGCACTTCAAGCGAAAGATTGTGTAGGGCAACGTGCGAGCCGTAGCGGAAGGTAACGGCGGTCAGCGTAACGGCCGCTTCGCTCATGGTTAGCGTAACAGCCAGTCCAGCACAATGAGCCCGGTCCATACCGGGATGTACACGATCGAGGCCAGCAGTACCCGGCGGGCATCTTGCACGTGACGTGTGCGGTAAAACGCCAGTGCAGGACGCAGGAAGTATAGTCCTAGCAGAAGCGCTCCTGCGAGGTATACTGGTCCTGCTACCCCAGCAAAAAAGGGTCCCATGCCCAGGGGCAGTAGCAGCGCTGTGAATGCAAGTGTCTGAAAGGCCGTAGCGCGTCCATCGGGTTCAACGACGGGTAGCATTTGATAGCGTGCTCGCTCATAGTCCTTGCGATACATCCAGGCAAGCGACAGAAAATGAGGCATTTGCCAGGCGGCCAAAATAGCAAACAACGTCCAGCCGCCCAGCGCTAGGTTGCCTGTTGCCGCCGCCCAGCCGCCTAGTGCAGGTAAGGCCCCCGGGACTGTTCCGATAAGCGTATTGTAAGGGGTGCGTCGCTTCAAGGGGGTGTAAACGTAGAGGTAAAGCAGAACGGTTAGGATGGCTAGGGCAGCCGTGAGCGCATTCGCCACTGGGCATAGCAGCCCAATACCTGCAAATACGAGCAGCATACCTAGGTAACGTGCCGTGGCAGCAGACACGCGTCCTGAAGGCAATGGGCGCTGCGCAGTGCGGCGCATAGCTGCATCATAATCCCGCTCAAGGTAATGATTTAACGTACCCACGCCGGCTGCCGTCAGCGCTGTTCCTAGCAGCGTACCTGCCAAACGCCAGCCATCGAGCGCATCTGGAGTGCCCATCAAGTAGCCCGCGAGCGCCGAAAGCGTCACTTGAAATGTAATTTCGGGTTTGGTCAGCTCCCAGCAGCCTTGGAGCCAGGCTCGACGATGCGCAGGTATCGAGAGTGCGGTCAGCAACGAGCGTGGGGTGGGCAACACGGCGCTTTAGGAGTTAGGTTGGACAGTAGCAAGCTCTGAAGTGTCCGGCACAACAGCTGCGGTGCTTTGCAGGCGACGGAACGCCAGCAGCAGCAGAACCACTGTGCTGCCCATCAGCAGAGCACCAGTAGCGACATGGGCTGTACGCAACACAATTTGCAGCACGCTACGCAGCGCCATAGGTGTTTCGTAGAGGAGCGCCATGTAGGCCGAAAGGCCCAAGGCAAACTGCAGCGCTACGATCCAGAGCATAGCCCAGGCAGCTCGATGAAGCAACGGGTTCGTTTCAAAATGCTTCTGCACGTGGATAAATACAGCCAGCACCAGGCCAGTTACTACAAACGCCCCGGCAATGTGCACTACAGCAAAGCTTAACTCGAGGCCTCTACCAGGGTGCCGCAAAAGTACGCCCAGGATGATCTGGCCGTAAAGGGCCAGTACGGTAAACAGTGCCAGACGACGCAGTTGCACCAGCGGGGGGTTTTCGGGCACAAGCGATCGGGCCTCAAGCCAGGAGGGAGAAGTAAACACCGCTAGGGCAACAATAAGCGAAAAAAAGAGCTGGGCCGTAGCACCGTGCACGGCTGCCAGAGCAAGCGAGTTTTCCGTAACACGCAGGCCACCTAAAATGCCTTGCACAATAACTAAAGCCAAGGCAGCAAAGCCTAACCGATGCATCCAGCGCCGCGGATCGCGCCGCCAGGTCCATAGGGCAACGCCAATGGTCAACAGACCAACCAACGCGCCCAGCAGGCGATGGCCATGTTCGGCCAGAATCGGCGTGCGGTGCCACCAGCGCGCAGCGGGATCTGTTGGATCTTGAAAACCGGTACGGAAAGGATCATACGAGCCAAATGAGGCTGGCCAATCGGGGACGGCCATCCCTGCTCCGATCGTGGTCACAAATCCACCCCATGAGATCAGGGCTAGGGTACAAAAGGCCGTGAACAATAAAAACCACCATCGCGCTCGCGCGCGAAATGCATAAGCCTGAACCGGAATCCCCCAATTCATTGCAAACAATCGTGCATCAGTGGTTGCTATCGGCCAAACGTAGGCTTATAAACGCTGTTCCGTAAAAACGACTTGAAAGTCCAATTTGTCAATGGACTTCCGTTGAAGCCCTCGACTTTTCGGCCGGTTCTGTGCGAAATTACCGCAAAAAGACACGGTAAACGCCTTATGGAATCCTCAAAAACACTGATTGCTTCAACGTCAGGTATTCGTGGAATTTTTGGCGCAGGGCTTGGTCCGGAAGAGCTCATGCGCTATGCGGGCGCTTTTGGTGCCTGGTTGCATCGCCAAGTTAGCGGGCGCCGCCCGCGGGTGGTTGTTGGGCGTGACGGACGCGTAACAGGTTCGATATGTGCCCGTATTGTAACAGCTACGCTTGAGAGCATTGGATGCGATGTGCTGGATGCTGGGCTTGCAACCACGCCGACCGTCGAAGTAGCCGTGCAAGCAGCCTGTGCCGATGGGGGTATTGTCCTTTCAGCTTCCCACAATCCAGCTGAATGGAACGCGCTGAAGCTGCTCAACCGGCAGGGGGAGTTTTTGACTCCTGGAGAAGTCCGTGAAGTACTGGCGCTTGCTGAAGCCAGCGCACTTCCGCTGGTAAGGTATGAAGCCTTAGGAAGCTACGAAGCTCGGGATTTTCTTGACGAGCACCTACAGCGGATTTTGGCGCTCGATTTTATTGATCCTGAGCGCATTGCTCGCAGGCAGTTTCGGGTGTTGGTTGATGGTATCAACTCAGTAGGGGCTATAGCGCTGCCAGCATTGCTGCGGCGTTTGGGAGTCGTTGAAATTCGGCTGGTCAATGGTGAACCCCATGGCCGTTTTGCACATCCACCAGAGCCGTTACCTGAGCATTTGACCGGCACGATCGCTGCGGTAGCGGAAAGCGGCGTCGATTTGGGTTTTGTGGTAGACCCCGACGCCGATCGATTGGCCTTGATTGCCGATGGCGGTGTGTACGTGAGCGAAGAATTGACGCAGGTAATCGCGGCCGACTTTCTGTGGCGCTTTCGGGAAGGGCCCTTTGTGACGAACTTGTCTTCGTCACGGGCTATCGACGAGGTCGCTGCACGCTATGGCATGCCGGTCTACCGCGCAGCTGTGGGGGAAATCAACGTGGTGCAAAAGATGAAAGCCGTTGGGGCTATTTTAGGTGGGGAAGGCAACGGTGGCGTGATCTTGCCCGACGTGCACTACGGCCGTGATGCGCTGGTGGGGGCTGCCATGATTCTGCAACACCTGGCTAACCTGGAGCAGTCGCTTTCCGAGCTGGTGGCAACGCTGCCGCGTTACGCGATGGTCAAGTACAAGCTACCGCTTGACCACTTGGATGCCGAAACGGCGTTAGCGCGCTTGGCCGAGCGTTACGCCCATGCCCGCATTTCCACGATCGATGGCCTAAAGATCGATCTGGACGAAGGGTGGGTACATTTGCGCCGTTCGAATACAGAGCCGATCGTGCGTATCTATGCAGAAGCCCGAACGGCAGCTGAAGCCGAAGCGTTGGCAACCCGCTTTATTGAGGAATTGCAGACGATTGGGTAAGAAAACTGTCAATTCGCCTGTTGGGCGTTAACTTCTGCGTCCAGGGGTGGTAGAACCTGTAGCAAGAAACGCCAACGGTTATAGCGCGCCATGGAAGCCCGGACTACTGTGCATACTGACCCTTCGCACGAGCTTTTTTTGCCTCGTCGCTTGCACTTGGATGCGATTTTTAAACCCCAAAGTGTGGCCGTCATTGGAGCTAGCGAGCGTCCTGGAAGTGTGGGACGCACGCTGCTGTGGAATCTAATTAGTAACCCGTTTGGGGGCACGGTTTATCCGGTTAATCCCAAACGTTCTAATGTGCTAGGCATCCGGGCCTATCCTTCAGTGCGCGATATCCCGGAGCCTGTAGATTTGGCCGTCATTGCTACGCCAGCGCCAACGGTTCCGGGCGTGGTCCAGGAGTGCGTTGAGGCAGGTGTCAAAGGGGCGATCATTATTTCAGCAGGTTTCAAAGAGATTGGTGAGGAAGGACGCCGGCTTGAAGAGCAGATTTTGGCCATTGCGCGTAAGGGAGGCATGCGCATTGTTGGCCCCAACTGCTTAGGCGTTATGCGTCCGGTAACCGGACTAAACGCCACTTTTGCCAGCACCATGGCACGGCCTGGTTCGGTGGGTTTTATTAGCCAGAGTGGGGCGCTGCTAACAGCGATTTTGGACTGGAGTCTGGAGGAGAACGTAGGGTTTAGTGCCTTTGTCTCGATCGGTTCGATGCTCGATGTGGGCTGGGGCGACCTAATCCACTATCTCGGTAATGATCCGTACACCAAGAGCATCATCCTCTACATGGAGTCGATCGGCGATGCCCGGTCGTTTCTTTCGGCAGCACGGGAGGTGGCCTTTCAAAAACCAATTATCGTAATCAAGGCGGGAAGAACCGAAGAGGCGGCCAAGGCAGCCTTATCCCATACCGGTACGTTGGCCGGTAGCGACGAAGTGCTCAGTGCTGCTTTTCGGCGCACAGGGGTGTTGCGGGTAGATTCCATTGCCGACCTGTTTTACATGGCTGAAGTGCTTGCCAAGCAGCCACGCCCTGAAGGTCCTCGGCTTACAATTGTAACCAATGCTGGCGGTGCTGGCGTGCTGGCTACTGACGCCCTGGTGCAGGGTGGTGGGCAACTGGCAGAACTGTCGGAGACTACGTTGCAGGCATTGAATGCCTTTTTGCCGCCACAATGGAGCCGGGGTAATCCGGTAGACATTCTGGGAGATGCGGACCCAGAGCGTTATGCCAAGGCGCTTGAAGTGGCACTGGCTGACGAAAACAGCGATGGTCTGCTGGTGATTCTGACTCCACAGGCGATGACCGAACCCACGCAAACGGCCGAGCACCTTCGGCGTTTTGCCCAAAGTCGCAAGCCCATTCTAGCAAGCTGGATGGGTGGGGTTGAGGTGGCTGCAGGACGGCAAATCCTCAATCGCGCGGGCATACCCACCTTCCCCTATCCCGACACGGCAGTGCGCGTTTTTAACTACATGTGGCGTTACAGTTACAACCTGCGTGGGCTCTACGAGACCCCTTCGCTGCCCGACGACGAAATCGACGGCGGGCCTGATCGAGAACGGGCGCAACGCCTGCTCGAGCAAGTGCGTCAAGAAGGGCGCACGCTGCTTACCGAATATGAGGCAAAGCAGGTATTAGAAGCATACTGTTTGCCGGTTACGCCAACGCGTTTGGCGCGCACAGCCGACGAGGCAGTGGCTGCGGCCGAAGCGCTGGGTTATCCGGTAGTCGTTAAGCTGCATTCGCTGACGATCACGCACAAAACCGACGTAGGCGGCGTTCAGCTCAACTTGGGATCTCCTGAGGCTGTACGGCAGGCTTTTGAAAGCATTCGTGCCAATCTCGCGGCGCGTGGCCAGCTTGAGGCTTTCGACGGTGTAACCGTGCAACCTATGGTACACCTGCGCGACGGCTACGAGCTGATTATTGGCAGCACGATTGATCCGCAGTTTGGCCCAGTCATCTTATTTGGTGCGGGTGGAACGCTGGTGGAGGTCTATCGCGATCGGGCCTTAGCTTTGCCGCCACTGAACACTACGCTAGCACGGCGCATGATGGAGCAAACCAAGGTATACCGA
This sequence is a window from Rhodothermus bifroesti. Protein-coding genes within it:
- the acs gene encoding acetate--CoA ligase alpha subunit — encoded protein: MEARTTVHTDPSHELFLPRRLHLDAIFKPQSVAVIGASERPGSVGRTLLWNLISNPFGGTVYPVNPKRSNVLGIRAYPSVRDIPEPVDLAVIATPAPTVPGVVQECVEAGVKGAIIISAGFKEIGEEGRRLEEQILAIARKGGMRIVGPNCLGVMRPVTGLNATFASTMARPGSVGFISQSGALLTAILDWSLEENVGFSAFVSIGSMLDVGWGDLIHYLGNDPYTKSIILYMESIGDARSFLSAAREVAFQKPIIVIKAGRTEEAAKAALSHTGTLAGSDEVLSAAFRRTGVLRVDSIADLFYMAEVLAKQPRPEGPRLTIVTNAGGAGVLATDALVQGGGQLAELSETTLQALNAFLPPQWSRGNPVDILGDADPERYAKALEVALADENSDGLLVILTPQAMTEPTQTAEHLRRFAQSRKPILASWMGGVEVAAGRQILNRAGIPTFPYPDTAVRVFNYMWRYSYNLRGLYETPSLPDDEIDGGPDRERAQRLLEQVRQEGRTLLTEYEAKQVLEAYCLPVTPTRLARTADEAVAAAEALGYPVVVKLHSLTITHKTDVGGVQLNLGSPEAVRQAFESIRANLAARGQLEAFDGVTVQPMVHLRDGYELIIGSTIDPQFGPVILFGAGGTLVEVYRDRALALPPLNTTLARRMMEQTKVYRALEGVRGRPPVNLDRLEKLLVRFSQLVVEQPWIREIDINPFLAAPEQLIALDARIVLHPLHLREEELPRPAIRPYPRQYMGTWRLKDGSAVLIRPIRPEDEPLLVAFHHKLSERSVYLRYASLLKLSQRVAHERLARLCFIDYDREMALVAERRSPETGRPEILAVARLTKVYGTNDGEFALLVRDDVQGKGLGTELLRRLLQIGEAEGLERIVADILVQNHAMQHVCRKLGFQVLHSSDPADPMVKAVKTLQVSAERESLAKA